A DNA window from Paenibacillus andongensis contains the following coding sequences:
- a CDS encoding Lrp/AsnC family transcriptional regulator, which yields MDQVDKQILYHLQNQARISMTELGKCVGLSQPAVTERVKRMEEKGIIKEYRTLISPEKIGKQAAAYILFRTRDCHAFLDFCRSSPDVVECNRISGEHNYLLKVMTDSTRSLEEFGNQCDKYGTYTILIVMSSPIEPKLLIPSLEEANLLAELE from the coding sequence ATGGACCAAGTTGATAAACAAATCCTTTACCATCTTCAAAATCAAGCGAGAATATCCATGACAGAACTAGGCAAGTGTGTCGGGTTATCACAACCCGCAGTAACGGAGAGAGTAAAACGTATGGAGGAAAAAGGGATCATCAAGGAGTATCGCACCCTGATTTCCCCGGAAAAAATCGGGAAACAAGCCGCCGCCTACATCCTATTTCGTACTAGAGATTGTCATGCATTCCTTGATTTTTGCCGCTCATCACCCGATGTCGTCGAATGCAACCGCATAAGCGGAGAACACAACTACTTATTGAAAGTAATGACCGACTCCACGCGGTCTCTTGAAGAGTTCGGCAACCAATGTGATAAATATGGGACGTATACGATTCTAATCGTGATGTCATCACCAATCGAGCCTAAATTACTAATCCCATCGCTTGAAGAGGCGAACTTGCTTGCGGAGCTAGAATAA
- a CDS encoding metallophosphoesterase family protein, which translates to MTEHINKGQDEKPNVKFIVITDTHVEDHVESVYSLNFIQALQDIRENSPDSQGIMHIGDMTNNGKQTEFEMMTRILKDHTEGLPPIYFTFGNHDVRWADFDTQMSYFTTSTGMDKKYYDVWMNDYHFIFLGTEKGLKDSSYLSETQLEWLELKLSEHEEVHKPSFIFVHQPLKNTVSGSQNKFGWHGIRQDKELKTILAKHPQTIVFTGHTHWELGSADTMYNAKYATMFNAASTAYLWTDEDVEKAGSQGYFVEVYDHKVVVKGRDFLAKTWIEDATFSVALPSLIPVVNPEVDPDLTLGNPTMQIDKNVYRTHDWIEVTYTGSLREDAFGIFPKGALPSEIQPITPIVHIRTNSISQPDGKLIFTDLKLPVGSYDMIYLGETLNTELARISFEVISED; encoded by the coding sequence ATGACGGAGCATATAAATAAGGGACAAGACGAAAAGCCGAATGTCAAATTCATTGTGATTACAGATACACATGTTGAAGATCATGTAGAAAGCGTGTATTCGTTGAATTTCATCCAGGCTTTACAGGATATCAGGGAAAATTCACCCGATAGTCAAGGAATTATGCATATTGGTGATATGACTAACAATGGTAAGCAAACTGAGTTTGAAATGATGACAAGAATTTTGAAGGATCATACAGAGGGGCTGCCACCCATCTATTTTACTTTCGGCAACCATGATGTCCGTTGGGCGGACTTTGATACCCAAATGTCTTATTTTACAACGAGTACGGGTATGGATAAAAAGTATTATGATGTTTGGATGAACGACTATCATTTTATTTTCCTAGGGACTGAGAAGGGGTTAAAAGACTCTTCGTATTTATCAGAGACGCAGCTTGAGTGGTTAGAACTAAAGCTATCGGAGCACGAAGAGGTACACAAACCGTCCTTTATTTTTGTTCATCAGCCTTTGAAAAATACCGTTTCAGGGTCACAAAACAAGTTCGGTTGGCATGGTATTCGACAGGACAAGGAGCTTAAGACAATTCTAGCTAAACATCCGCAAACGATTGTATTTACGGGTCATACTCATTGGGAACTGGGTTCAGCAGACACGATGTACAACGCAAAGTATGCAACTATGTTTAATGCAGCCTCCACAGCCTACTTATGGACGGATGAGGATGTGGAGAAGGCCGGATCCCAGGGATATTTCGTAGAGGTATATGATCATAAAGTGGTCGTAAAAGGAAGGGATTTTCTCGCTAAAACGTGGATTGAAGATGCCACTTTCTCAGTAGCGCTTCCTTCGTTAATTCCGGTAGTGAACCCAGAAGTCGATCCCGATCTAACGCTTGGTAACCCAACAATGCAGATAGACAAGAACGTATATCGGACTCACGATTGGATTGAAGTTACTTACACGGGGTCATTGAGAGAAGATGCATTCGGTATTTTCCCGAAAGGTGCATTACCGAGTGAGATTCAACCGATTACTCCTATAGTGCATATTAGAACCAATTCGATTAGTCAGCCGGATGGGAAGCTCATATTCACTGATTTGAAACTGCCAGTTGGATCTTACGATATGATCTATTTGGGGGAAACGTTGAACACAGAGCTAGCTCGAATATCTTTTGAGGTTATTTCTGAAGATTAG
- a CDS encoding MFS transporter: MNKLKINPIIFIALGLFGVYTIEFGVVGILPAITERYNVSTSQAGMLVGVFALVIALCGPFMVLLLSKYNRKNVMILSLLIFAGSSLLSAYAPNFYILLALRIIPALFHPVYFSLAFTAAVSLYPKEATQASAKAFVGTSMGMVLGIPITTYLVDQFSFEAAFIFCAVVNTAASAGIAIMLPKSSKAEKVSYREQLGILRKVPLWINIGAATFLFAAMFSVYSYAAEYLEQVMGLSGKIISVMLVIFGVGGVAGNLLAGRLIGKNRVRTTVFHPIVLAISFLLLYMGEKSIVPIIVIMVLWGAAHTSGLIVTQIWLTSEAPEAPEFATGVYISFINLGVSIGSLVGGWFITASGMRGTIWSGLLFILLALVCIVLKIVYFNPNKRP; the protein is encoded by the coding sequence ATGAATAAGCTTAAGATAAACCCCATAATCTTTATCGCTCTGGGCTTATTCGGTGTGTATACGATTGAGTTTGGCGTTGTCGGAATATTACCAGCTATTACGGAGCGTTATAATGTCAGTACGTCTCAGGCCGGCATGCTCGTCGGGGTATTTGCACTTGTCATAGCACTATGCGGCCCCTTCATGGTGCTGCTTCTTTCAAAATATAATCGTAAAAATGTCATGATATTGTCTTTACTTATTTTTGCTGGAAGTAGTTTATTATCAGCTTATGCTCCTAATTTTTATATTCTGCTGGCGCTTCGTATTATCCCGGCATTGTTCCATCCCGTATATTTTTCCTTGGCTTTTACAGCTGCAGTTTCACTCTATCCTAAGGAAGCCACGCAGGCTTCTGCCAAAGCTTTTGTCGGTACTAGCATGGGGATGGTGCTTGGGATACCGATAACAACTTATCTCGTAGATCAATTCTCATTCGAGGCTGCTTTTATATTTTGTGCTGTTGTTAACACCGCTGCTAGTGCGGGGATCGCTATCATGCTTCCGAAATCGTCCAAAGCCGAGAAAGTTTCTTACAGGGAACAGCTAGGTATATTGCGTAAAGTCCCCCTTTGGATCAATATTGGAGCTGCAACATTCCTATTTGCTGCTATGTTTTCGGTCTACAGCTATGCTGCCGAATATTTGGAACAAGTGATGGGGTTGAGTGGGAAAATCATTAGTGTCATGCTTGTTATTTTTGGTGTTGGGGGAGTGGCCGGCAACTTATTGGCAGGGAGACTGATTGGAAAAAATAGGGTCAGAACGACTGTTTTCCATCCGATTGTATTAGCGATCTCTTTCTTACTGCTTTATATGGGGGAAAAATCCATTGTGCCAATCATTGTCATTATGGTTTTGTGGGGGGCTGCTCATACCAGTGGACTCATCGTAACTCAAATATGGTTAACTTCTGAGGCTCCGGAGGCTCCTGAATTTGCCACGGGAGTGTATATTTCCTTCATCAATCTGGGTGTGTCCATCGGTTCGTTAGTAGGTGGGTGGTTTATTACGGCTTCTGGCATGAGAGGGACGATATGGAGTGGCTTATTATTTATTTTGTTGGCACTTGTTTGTATTGTATTAAAAATAGTGTACTTTAATCCAAATAAAAGACCTTAG
- a CDS encoding PAS domain S-box protein — translation MPKVDFERDSVFQQIFTFAPNAIALVSIDGSIMRVNPSFYPTLGYTEQEAIGLTLKEITHPDDLIKINGLIEEVLNGNSPFYELENRCIQKNGHLIWASVRLSLVRDEKQETPLYFIAHIIDISDKIATEQKLLKIEKLYELISQNAQDIITLVNPDGNIEYLSPSVRDLLGYEPEELIGKDSTELNHPEDLEKIRSAPFSDNEVVTYRSRHKNGTYIWFETAIKLIRDEQGQLLKVLGIGRDITERKKVELKLQESVERYTSLKKYNHDAIISLDVKGRIINTNEMAERLTGYRVMEMRGEPISIIIGERNLRRILSFSIEDVTTERKINKIKHKDGHHVEVLTTIAPIIINKEKVGYYVIAKDMTEQKQLLIAKEAAENTNKAKSEFLAMMSHEIRTPMNGVIGMTDLLLNTTDLDEEQQEYVEIINKSGNTLIKIINDILDFSKIEAGKTELQAQPFDIRDCIDDALAVLMPKAHEKKLEIQVSVISEFPNKLIGDYDRMKQVLMNLISNAIKFTYSGGVSIVVENNGRENHKIQLKCSIKDTGIGIPKEKLNHLFDPFYQLDSFMTRQSEGTGLGLAISKKIVGLMGGDIWIEQTDEPGATFVFTVWLKEEVSNSKDSSIPEIAFVQKPLKVLIAEDNQINQIVLKKMIEKMGHFTSIVENGHQVIRALAYETYDIIFMDVQMPALNGLETTKQIKETMPSEKIPYIIAVTANALKGDREKCLEAGMNDYISKPIKSEVILERIEKYQKTQRREINDGAYK, via the coding sequence ATGCCTAAAGTAGATTTCGAGCGCGATTCTGTTTTTCAACAAATATTTACCTTTGCGCCAAATGCTATTGCGTTGGTGTCCATAGATGGCTCTATCATGAGGGTTAATCCATCCTTCTATCCAACCCTTGGTTATACGGAACAAGAAGCAATTGGACTTACACTTAAGGAAATAACCCATCCGGATGATTTGATTAAAATTAATGGACTAATCGAAGAGGTATTGAATGGGAATTCACCATTTTATGAGTTGGAGAATCGCTGTATTCAGAAAAACGGTCATCTTATTTGGGCGTCTGTAAGGCTTTCTTTGGTTCGTGACGAAAAACAAGAAACTCCCCTATACTTTATCGCACATATCATCGATATTTCAGATAAAATAGCCACGGAGCAAAAACTTTTAAAGATTGAAAAATTGTATGAACTTATCTCGCAAAATGCTCAGGATATTATTACGCTAGTGAATCCCGATGGTAACATCGAGTATTTATCACCCTCTGTGCGTGATTTATTGGGATATGAGCCAGAAGAATTGATCGGAAAAGATAGTACGGAATTAAATCATCCTGAAGATTTAGAAAAAATAAGGTCTGCCCCCTTTTCGGATAATGAGGTAGTTACCTATCGTTCACGTCATAAGAATGGTACATATATTTGGTTTGAGACTGCGATTAAACTCATTAGAGATGAACAAGGCCAACTACTGAAGGTATTAGGGATAGGGCGAGATATTACGGAGCGAAAGAAAGTAGAATTGAAGCTCCAAGAGTCTGTTGAGCGATATACCTCTCTGAAAAAATACAACCACGATGCTATTATTTCCCTGGATGTGAAGGGCAGGATTATTAACACCAATGAGATGGCAGAACGATTGACTGGATATAGGGTTATGGAGATGCGAGGAGAGCCAATTTCCATAATTATTGGTGAACGAAATCTCCGTAGGATACTTTCCTTTTCTATTGAAGACGTTACAACGGAAAGAAAGATTAATAAAATCAAACATAAAGATGGACATCATGTTGAAGTGCTAACAACGATTGCGCCCATCATCATAAATAAGGAAAAAGTCGGGTATTATGTGATTGCAAAAGATATGACCGAACAGAAACAACTGCTTATTGCTAAGGAAGCAGCTGAAAATACTAATAAAGCAAAAAGTGAATTTCTAGCCATGATGAGCCATGAAATCAGGACCCCTATGAATGGGGTAATAGGCATGACAGACTTGCTATTAAATACGACGGATTTGGATGAAGAGCAACAAGAATACGTAGAAATCATTAATAAAAGCGGGAATACGCTGATTAAGATTATTAATGATATTTTGGACTTTTCCAAGATTGAAGCGGGCAAGACTGAATTGCAAGCGCAGCCATTTGATATTAGAGACTGTATCGACGATGCGCTTGCAGTCTTGATGCCCAAAGCACATGAAAAAAAGCTGGAAATTCAAGTTTCCGTGATTTCTGAATTTCCTAATAAACTAATTGGTGATTACGATCGCATGAAGCAAGTGTTAATGAATCTCATTAGTAATGCGATTAAGTTCACGTATAGCGGCGGGGTTTCCATTGTGGTTGAAAATAATGGGCGCGAGAATCACAAGATCCAGCTGAAATGTTCAATAAAAGATACCGGGATTGGTATCCCCAAGGAGAAACTCAATCATTTGTTTGATCCCTTCTATCAATTGGATAGCTTCATGACGCGACAATCGGAAGGAACGGGATTAGGGTTAGCCATAAGCAAAAAAATTGTTGGGTTAATGGGTGGAGATATTTGGATTGAACAAACGGACGAGCCTGGTGCGACTTTTGTATTTACAGTTTGGTTAAAAGAAGAGGTATCAAATTCAAAAGACTCTTCTATACCAGAAATCGCATTTGTTCAAAAACCATTAAAAGTTTTAATAGCCGAAGATAACCAAATTAATCAGATCGTATTAAAGAAAATGATTGAAAAGATGGGGCATTTCACTAGCATTGTCGAAAATGGCCATCAGGTTATTCGAGCGCTCGCTTACGAAACCTACGATATCATCTTTATGGACGTCCAGATGCCTGCCTTGAATGGTCTGGAAACCACCAAACAGATCAAAGAAACAATGCCATCAGAGAAAATTCCTTATATTATTGCTGTGACAGCTAACGCTCTAAAAGGTGATCGTGAAAAATGTCTGGAAGCAGGAATGAATGATTACATAAGCAAACCAATCAAAAGCGAGGTCATACTCGAAAGGATTGAAAAGTACCAAAAAACGCAAAGGAGGGAAATAAATGACGGAGCATATAAATAA
- a CDS encoding amino acid ABC transporter substrate-binding protein, translated as MKKQYLSAGMILLASSLIFTACGTKETANKPSPTAAATKEAVAKETAGQATQTLLDTIKANGKIRVGTEGTYAPFTYHDKDGKLTGFDVEIAQEIAKKLGVQAEFIETKWDGMFAGLDSKRFDIVVNEVTIKDDRKVKYDFSDPYIVSKAVLIVHKDNKDIKKLTDLKGKKAGQSLTSNLTEIAKSNGAEIVQTDGFNQAIDLLLSKRIDATINDGLSYLDLKKQKPDVAIQVVDETKEASQSAVLLNKGNKELVDAVNKALTDSKKDGTYLKISEKYFGQDVSK; from the coding sequence ATGAAAAAACAATATCTATCGGCAGGCATGATACTACTAGCGAGCTCTCTTATATTTACTGCATGTGGAACAAAAGAAACGGCTAATAAACCATCTCCAACTGCGGCAGCAACCAAAGAAGCTGTGGCGAAAGAAACAGCCGGACAAGCAACTCAAACTTTGTTGGATACGATCAAAGCAAATGGGAAAATTCGTGTAGGAACGGAAGGGACTTATGCACCTTTTACGTACCATGACAAGGATGGGAAATTAACTGGGTTCGATGTAGAGATTGCTCAAGAAATCGCTAAGAAACTTGGTGTTCAAGCCGAATTCATCGAAACGAAATGGGATGGCATGTTTGCTGGGCTGGATTCCAAACGATTTGATATTGTCGTGAACGAAGTTACCATTAAAGATGATCGTAAAGTGAAATACGATTTCTCAGATCCTTACATCGTGTCTAAAGCCGTTTTGATTGTACACAAAGACAATAAGGATATTAAAAAATTAACTGATTTGAAAGGTAAAAAAGCAGGGCAATCATTAACAAGTAACTTAACCGAAATTGCTAAATCCAACGGCGCAGAGATAGTACAAACCGACGGATTTAATCAAGCCATCGATCTGCTGCTGTCCAAACGTATTGATGCCACGATTAATGATGGGCTGTCTTACCTGGATTTGAAAAAACAAAAACCGGATGTAGCTATTCAAGTCGTCGATGAGACCAAGGAAGCATCGCAAAGCGCAGTTTTGTTAAACAAGGGCAATAAAGAGCTCGTTGATGCGGTTAACAAAGCATTGACTGATTCAAAGAAAGATGGAACTTATCTCAAAATTTCTGAAAAATACTTTGGCCAAGATGTATCGAAGTAG
- a CDS encoding serine hydrolase domain-containing protein, which translates to MNELNTNELNTDRLQARIDEVIDRALAGKRLVGVVIKVAIDGVLVYNCAAGFADREKNQMMQENALFRLASVSKPIVSTAAMVLVSQGRLRLDDRVDRWLPEFHPSLESGEFATLTIRHLMTHTAGLTYRFFQEENGPYHRAEVSDGMDQAGITLEENLRRIASVPLLYTPGTQWKYSIATDVLGAVIAKVTDSTLGEAIRTLVTAPLGMDDTGFTAVDPKRLATAYANAVPEPRPLLDPDSIDFIEGTAGFRLAPSRALDVTAYHSGGAGMVGSAGDLLLLLEALRKGGAPLMPENMVREMTTNQIGNMPMAFWPGRGFGLGFTLLKDPIAADTPESPGTWRMGGTYGHSWFVDPEKQLSVVAFTNTALEGMSGQFTVDLCKAVYDGIRNE; encoded by the coding sequence ATGAATGAGTTGAATACAAACGAATTGAATACGGACCGTTTACAAGCACGAATTGATGAAGTAATCGATCGTGCGCTTGCCGGCAAACGGTTGGTTGGCGTTGTCATTAAAGTGGCGATAGACGGGGTACTGGTTTATAACTGCGCTGCCGGTTTTGCAGACCGTGAGAAGAACCAGATGATGCAGGAAAATGCTTTGTTTAGGCTTGCTTCTGTCTCCAAACCTATCGTTTCAACAGCTGCGATGGTACTAGTTTCGCAAGGCCGCTTACGCCTTGACGACCGCGTTGATCGTTGGCTTCCAGAGTTTCACCCGAGTTTGGAGAGCGGTGAATTCGCGACATTGACGATTCGGCATTTGATGACGCACACGGCAGGGCTGACTTACCGTTTTTTTCAGGAAGAGAATGGTCCCTATCATCGCGCAGAGGTATCGGATGGTATGGATCAGGCCGGTATCACGTTGGAAGAGAACCTGCGTCGTATCGCTTCTGTTCCGCTTCTCTATACGCCGGGAACCCAGTGGAAATATTCAATTGCCACTGATGTTCTAGGCGCCGTGATTGCGAAGGTTACAGATTCAACGCTTGGTGAAGCCATTCGTACGCTAGTGACAGCGCCGCTTGGTATGGACGACACTGGGTTTACTGCAGTCGATCCAAAGCGACTAGCGACGGCCTATGCCAATGCGGTTCCAGAGCCACGGCCTTTACTTGACCCCGATAGCATTGATTTTATTGAGGGCACGGCTGGCTTTCGACTTGCCCCTAGTCGGGCACTTGACGTTACTGCCTATCACTCCGGCGGAGCCGGTATGGTCGGGAGCGCTGGCGACTTGCTGCTGCTGCTGGAAGCATTACGCAAGGGTGGAGCGCCCCTGATGCCTGAGAATATGGTTCGTGAGATGACTACCAACCAGATCGGTAATATGCCCATGGCCTTTTGGCCAGGGCGAGGCTTTGGCCTAGGATTTACGCTGCTCAAGGATCCTATCGCCGCAGACACTCCGGAATCACCGGGAACCTGGCGCATGGGTGGTACCTATGGGCATTCCTGGTTCGTTGATCCTGAGAAGCAGCTAAGTGTCGTAGCATTTACCAATACAGCTCTGGAAGGCATGTCAGGCCAGTTTACCGTTGATCTTTGTAAAGCCGTCTATGACGGAATCAGGAACGAATGA
- a CDS encoding amino acid ABC transporter permease, giving the protein MDDRKWQIFIDSFLPLLKAGVTFTVPLTLISFTLGLCLALVTALIRISDIKPLVQAARFYVWIIRGTPLLVQLFIIFYGLPSIGITLDAFPSAVIGFTLSVGAYGSEIIRGALLSTSKGQWEASYSLGMTKLQALRVIILPQAIRISIPSLFNSFISLVKDTSLAATVTVTEMFQKAQQITATVYEPLLLYCEAALIYLVISTILSNIQGRLEKKFDLHTAR; this is encoded by the coding sequence ATGGACGATAGAAAATGGCAAATCTTCATAGACTCTTTCCTTCCCCTGCTTAAGGCAGGGGTTACTTTTACAGTACCTTTGACTTTAATCTCATTTACACTGGGGCTTTGTCTTGCCTTGGTAACCGCATTAATTCGTATTTCTGATATTAAACCTCTTGTTCAGGCAGCACGTTTTTACGTGTGGATTATTCGGGGCACGCCTTTGCTGGTGCAATTGTTTATTATTTTTTATGGACTGCCAAGTATCGGGATTACACTGGATGCTTTCCCATCAGCTGTTATAGGATTTACCTTAAGTGTTGGCGCCTATGGATCTGAGATTATTCGTGGCGCTTTGCTCTCAACATCAAAAGGACAATGGGAAGCATCTTATTCGCTCGGAATGACTAAGCTTCAAGCGCTGCGGGTCATCATATTGCCCCAAGCAATTCGAATTTCGATTCCATCACTTTTTAACTCGTTCATAAGCTTGGTGAAAGACACCTCACTCGCAGCAACTGTCACGGTGACGGAAATGTTTCAAAAAGCTCAGCAAATTACGGCAACCGTCTATGAACCCTTATTGCTTTATTGTGAAGCTGCACTCATTTATTTGGTAATTAGCACAATTCTTTCAAATATTCAAGGTCGTTTGGAGAAAAAGTTTGACCTTCATACGGCTAGATAG
- a CDS encoding AraC family transcriptional regulator — translation MNLYKEPILYEDPLLRIQVLSFNSMQICQHGWHFHPQTEIIAVRSGTMEIHTPAEVYHLRAGDVLVLGSNQPHLDLRKQNDFVDYVALQFELEAFFDSNMLPYLYLFQESMVPLVELNTLFKENLELRQQFYNTVIELQQEHQQRQRGYELAINYLVKKCIFLLLRHDKIGMLRPSRSINDSNVKPVLDYVEAHLSDKISAEQACQLVNFSYTYFLKYFKQIMSISFTDYVIHRRIKYAERLLLTEDLSIAQIAEQVGLPNLSHFYKLFKRLHQCSPKSFKDSMIARTTGMSSVNTTE, via the coding sequence ATGAACCTATATAAAGAGCCGATTCTTTATGAGGATCCGCTTCTTCGTATTCAAGTGCTTAGCTTTAACAGTATGCAAATATGCCAGCACGGATGGCATTTCCATCCTCAAACAGAAATTATAGCGGTTCGGTCCGGTACAATGGAAATTCATACACCTGCTGAGGTGTACCATTTGCGAGCGGGAGATGTGCTGGTATTGGGTTCTAACCAGCCTCATCTCGATTTGAGAAAACAAAATGATTTCGTTGATTATGTAGCGCTTCAATTTGAGCTGGAAGCTTTTTTTGATTCCAACATGCTTCCATACTTGTATCTGTTTCAGGAATCAATGGTTCCATTAGTCGAACTAAACACATTGTTTAAAGAGAATTTGGAACTGCGGCAACAATTCTATAACACGGTCATTGAACTGCAGCAGGAACATCAGCAGAGGCAGAGGGGTTATGAGCTCGCTATTAACTATTTAGTAAAGAAATGTATTTTTTTATTATTGCGTCATGACAAAATTGGAATGCTAAGGCCAAGCCGATCGATAAACGACTCGAATGTAAAGCCGGTGTTGGATTATGTGGAAGCCCACTTATCCGATAAAATATCCGCGGAGCAAGCTTGCCAACTCGTCAATTTCAGCTATACCTATTTCCTTAAATATTTCAAACAGATCATGAGCATTTCCTTCACAGATTATGTGATTCATCGCAGAATCAAATATGCGGAACGTCTGCTTTTGACTGAAGATCTAAGCATTGCTCAGATTGCAGAGCAGGTCGGTTTGCCGAACTTATCCCACTTCTACAAATTGTTTAAAAGGCTCCATCAATGTTCTCCTAAAAGCTTTAAAGACTCAATGATAGCCCGAACTACTGGTATGAGCTCAGTAAACACAACAGAATAG
- a CDS encoding LysR family transcriptional regulator codes for MNTKHLSLFMQVIKKGSITQVAKETYVSQPAISMQLKRLEQEVGVPLFTVVGRDIALTDAGHTLMEYAETMLSLEGQIYRTMEEYRLGSRGKIIVAASQVVAAYLLPKIMVSFTQTYSDITVELQTRTDEEIERLVKMGSIDIGMTLQPPDDHFSFRVTPFAQERLIGIQPSLPFHSRKLIVSRDGISIPINDTWDMEIMHLDSTETVKQFVMQGMGCGVILESAARLELSYGRLLPWTTFTSIPIVASVITRPAERLSNSVWYFLNHLRNVEDGNHTAN; via the coding sequence ATGAATACGAAACACTTGTCCTTGTTCATGCAAGTGATTAAAAAGGGGAGTATTACTCAAGTTGCCAAGGAAACCTATGTCAGCCAACCAGCGATATCCATGCAGCTTAAGCGTTTAGAGCAGGAAGTAGGAGTTCCCCTGTTTACAGTTGTTGGCCGGGATATCGCTTTGACGGATGCAGGACATACTCTGATGGAGTATGCAGAAACCATGCTGTCATTGGAAGGGCAGATTTATCGGACCATGGAGGAATATCGCCTAGGGAGTCGAGGCAAAATCATTGTAGCTGCCTCCCAGGTAGTAGCCGCTTATTTGTTACCGAAAATCATGGTTTCGTTTACTCAAACCTATTCCGATATCACCGTAGAACTGCAAACAAGAACAGATGAGGAAATTGAGCGATTAGTCAAAATGGGCAGCATTGATATCGGAATGACGCTGCAGCCACCAGACGACCATTTTTCATTCCGAGTTACGCCATTCGCTCAGGAACGATTGATAGGTATTCAACCTTCGTTGCCATTCCATAGCCGAAAGCTGATCGTATCTCGAGATGGTATATCCATACCCATCAACGATACATGGGATATGGAGATCATGCATCTCGATTCCACCGAGACTGTTAAACAATTTGTGATGCAGGGAATGGGGTGCGGAGTGATCTTGGAATCTGCAGCCCGTTTAGAGCTGTCTTATGGGAGGCTGCTGCCTTGGACAACGTTCACATCAATACCTATCGTAGCGAGTGTCATTACACGGCCTGCTGAGCGTCTATCTAACAGCGTTTGGTATTTCTTGAATCATCTAAGGAACGTAGAGGACGGAAACCATACAGCGAATTAA
- a CDS encoding amino acid ABC transporter ATP-binding protein, with translation MITINNLFKTFGSQQVLKGINITLEKGKVMVVIGPSGSGKSTLLRSINALEIPDKGTIEIGSTQLTFTEIDKPKQSEILALRKKTGMVFQSYHLFPHLTVLQNVTTAQVVVKKRSRQEARSKAVELLRKVGLEDKASYYPHQLSGGQQQRVGIARALAIDPEVLLFDEPTSALDPELVGEVLKVMKDLAVEGMTMMIVTHEMQFAKEVADTVVFMNDGSIIEQGTPDALFNHPAQDRTRLFLSRLSGATS, from the coding sequence ATGATTACAATCAACAATCTATTCAAGACCTTCGGTTCTCAGCAAGTGTTAAAAGGTATCAATATTACCTTAGAGAAAGGCAAAGTGATGGTAGTCATCGGTCCTTCCGGCTCCGGGAAATCTACCTTGCTTCGTTCTATTAACGCTCTAGAAATTCCTGATAAAGGCACGATTGAGATAGGAAGCACACAGCTTACATTTACAGAAATAGATAAGCCAAAACAGAGCGAAATCCTCGCGTTAAGGAAAAAGACCGGGATGGTTTTTCAGTCCTATCATTTATTTCCTCACTTAACGGTATTACAAAATGTCACGACAGCTCAGGTCGTTGTGAAGAAAAGAAGCAGGCAAGAGGCTAGAAGTAAAGCGGTCGAACTGCTTAGGAAGGTCGGTTTAGAGGACAAGGCTAGCTATTATCCGCATCAGCTGTCCGGAGGACAACAGCAGCGGGTAGGTATAGCCCGAGCATTGGCTATTGATCCTGAAGTGCTCTTATTTGATGAGCCAACTTCCGCATTAGATCCTGAGCTTGTGGGGGAAGTGCTTAAAGTCATGAAGGACTTGGCCGTGGAAGGCATGACTATGATGATTGTTACGCATGAAATGCAATTCGCTAAGGAAGTAGCGGATACTGTTGTCTTTATGAACGATGGCAGTATTATTGAGCAGGGTACACCCGATGCTTTGTTTAATCATCCTGCACAAGATAGAACAAGATTGTTTTTATCTAGACTTAGCGGGGCAACCAGTTAA